Sequence from the Pontibacter pudoricolor genome:
ACGTGGAGGGATCCGGAATAGGGCTGTATATTGTAAAACGCATTCTCGAGAACGCAGGCGGCCGTATAGAGCTCGACAGCGAACCGGACAAAGGCTCAACCTTTAAGGTTTACTTCAAACGCTTATAAACTATAGTTTTCATTCTGATAATCAGGTACAACTATAGTTGCTTTAAGTTAAAGTTGCCGCTCATGGAATTAAGGTCGTAACTTTGTAGTTTTCCAGTTACCCCTGGTTGGTATAAACTATAAATTACCTTTTCTTTGCAGCAACATGCAATTGCAGATCACATCATTAAATTCAGGAAGTAACGGTAACTGTTATTACATCGGCAACGAGCGCGAAGCGGTGCTGGTAGATGCCGGTATTTCGTGCCTCGAAACCGAACGACGCATGAAGCGCTTGGGCCTTTCGATGCGCAAAGTAAAAGCCATCTTCATCTCTCATGAGCATTCCGATCACATTCGGGGCGTGTCCGTCATAGCGCGCAAGTACGAAATTCCGGTTTATATTACACCAGATACCCAATACCACGGCCGTTTAAGCCAGGAGCGATTTACTGCCATTCCTTTCCTGGCATACGAGCCCGTGAAGGTCGGCGGGCTAACTATAACTGCATTTCCGAAATGGCACGATGCTTCCGATCCGCATAGTTTTATAGTTAGTTACCAGGATATCAACATTGGTGTTTTTACTGATATAGGAGCACCCTGCGAGCATGTTATAAAGCACTTTGGCATGTGCCACGCCGCTTTTCTGGAAACAAATTATGATGATGGCCTGCTGGACAAAGGGCGCTATCCTTATTACCTGAAACAACGCATCCGCAGCAACCACGGGCACTTATCAAACGAGCAGGCACTTTCGCTTTTCATGGAGCACAAACCGGCGTTCATGAGCCACCTGCTGCTATCGCATTTGTCTAAAGACAACAACAACCCAATGCTGGTGCAGAACCTTTTCCGGTTAAATGCTGCCGGTACCGAGGTTGTTGTAGCCTCCCGTTACCAGGAAACCCCGATCTACACCATTACCAATTCTTTTACACCGATAAAGCACTACAAAGGCGAGCAACTGCAACTTCTATAGTTAGGCAACTATAGTTTCTCCGCTTAATTTACTGACCAACTCAAGACCGGCCTGCCAGTTGCCATACCCTGATTTACCTTCAATATGGCCGGCGTTTTGCAGCGTTACCAGCTCACTTCCCCAGCAGGCAGCAAAGTATTTTGCCCGCTCATAAGCTACCACATGGTCGTTGGTGCTGGCTACAACTATACTCGGGAACGGTAATTTGCGAAGCGGCAACGGACTGAAACCCGTGATATATTTCGGGTAGTTTGGGTCATCCACATCACTGGGAGCTACCAGCAACGCGCCTTTTATTTGCTTGCCAAACCGGTAATGCCAGTTAACTATAGTTGCGCAGCCTACACTGTGGCCTATCAGAACTACCTCCTTTAAGTTAAAACTGCTCAGTTCCTTTTCTAGCTGGGTGGTCCATTGCTGGCAGTCAGGTTGTTCCCAGTTGGTTTGTGTAATGCGGTAAAACTGAGCAGGGTAGTTTGTCTCCCATATGCTTTGCCAGTGCCCTGGGCCGGAGTTGCGGAGACCGGGGACGTTTATGTTCATAGTTTATGGTTTAGCTATAGTTTGATCTAACAGAAAATCCCGCCCAAACTATAGTTCAGGCGGGATTTTCTGTTTATTTATAGTTTACATTTTACTTTCTGATCCTGTGGCCTTTGGTAGAGAAGAACCAGATGAACAGGTAACACGGTACCATTATCCAGTATGCTTGCTGCGCATCAGCCATGTCGGTAAGGCGGCCATACACCAGCGGAATAATGGCACCACCGGCTATACCCATGATCAGGAGCGACGAACCAATTTTTGTAAAACGGCCCAGCCCGGCAATAGCCAATGGCCAGATGGCAGGCCACATTAAAGAGTTTGCTAGGCCAAGTAGCGCAATGAACAGCACCGATACGTAACCATCGGTAAGGATTGCAGCAATAGAGAACAGCACACCCAGTACTGCCGATATCTGCAAGGCCACATCCTGCTTCAGTATTTTAGGAATGGTAACGATGCCGATAAGGTAACCCACCAGCATGGCCCCCAGCGTAAACGAGAAGAAGAACTTGGCATCTTCCAGCGAAAAGCCCTGCTCCACACCATAACTGATAATGGTATCAACAGAGAGGACCTCTACGCCGACATACAGGAAAATGGCCAGTACGCCCAGCAACAAGTGCGGAAACTGTAAAATACTTGTTTTCGATGTATTGGCGGTTGCTATGGCTTCATCCTCCTGGTCGGTATCAACCTCAGGCAACGACGACAACAGCACCAGTACAGCAAGCACAGCCAGCGCAACAGCTACAATTATATAAGGTGTGATTACACGGTGTGCAACGGCATCCAGTTCCATTGCTTTCTGCTGCAAACTCATGGTATCCAGTTGCTTTACAAGAGCATCAAGCGCTTCCGGATTCGAGAAAACTATAAACCCTAATGCAATAGGTGCCAGGATACCGCCTACTTTACTGCAGATACCCATGATACTGATGCGTTTGGCAGCACTCTCGGCAGGGCCCAGAATAGTAATATAAGGATTAGAAGCAGTCTGTAACAAGGCCAGTCCGGTGCCCTGCACAAACAAACCTATCAGGAAAAGGGAATAGGTACGATCGAGGGCAGCTGGTATAAAAATAAGCGCACCAAGGGCCATTACAGCCAGTCCGGCTGCCATTCCTTTTTTAAACCCAGTAGCCTTTAGCACCCACGCCGACGGAATAGCCATTACCAGGTAAGAAATATAAAAGGCAAAGGTCACGAAATACGATTCGAAGTTGGTGAGTTCGCAGGCTATCTTAAGATAGGGGATGAGCACCGAGTTGAGCCAGGTTACGGAGCCGAAAATAAAGAAAAGGACTCCAATGATCAGGATGGCACGGAAATCATTTCGTTTCTCTAACTCCTGAGACATCATAGGTTCAGTTTTTACAGACATAAAAAGGATAGATAATTCTGTTCAATATAATCTATTTTTTTAAGATCTCATTTGTAAGTGAGGTTTGGGGTAATAAAATTTTGTGTGTTCCGTCCATTCCTGTATTTTTTTGTAGAGAGATGAAAAGAGCCAGTGGAGCGGTGAGGGATTTAAGTTATCCTATTCACTTTTGTCGTTTCGAACATTCTTGAGACGCGAGTCGAAGAGAGCCAGCGCAGCTGTGAGAAATCTGAGTGCTATAGTTTCTCTTTTGTCATTTCGAACTAAGTGAGAAATCTATTATAGATTATAGTTTAATTTTCTACTCCTTGAACCAAGCCTTTCTTTCATAGCCTTCTTTAATCCTGGGAGCTCTACTTATCTACAGTTCTATAGTTTGCTTTGGTGCCCTCACGGCCGGGAGGCCCCGTCTTGGGGGTAGGGGCCCTCGATAAGGGCATCGCGCCTTTGCTTTCTTGCTACCCTCGTTCCTCGGGTTGCCTGGCGGCACCGCAACAAAGCAAAGGCGCTCAACCCAAAGACTGTGATCAGTTCGATAGCTATAGTTTGAACAGCTATAGTTGCATCGCTTTATCGTGGTGGTATTTCCTTAGGGACAGGTCGCGACCTGTCCGATCCTGGTCTGTAACTATAGAAAACTCAGATT
This genomic interval carries:
- a CDS encoding MBL fold metallo-hydrolase, with the protein product MQLQITSLNSGSNGNCYYIGNEREAVLVDAGISCLETERRMKRLGLSMRKVKAIFISHEHSDHIRGVSVIARKYEIPVYITPDTQYHGRLSQERFTAIPFLAYEPVKVGGLTITAFPKWHDASDPHSFIVSYQDINIGVFTDIGAPCEHVIKHFGMCHAAFLETNYDDGLLDKGRYPYYLKQRIRSNHGHLSNEQALSLFMEHKPAFMSHLLLSHLSKDNNNPMLVQNLFRLNAAGTEVVVASRYQETPIYTITNSFTPIKHYKGEQLQLL
- a CDS encoding RBBP9/YdeN family alpha/beta hydrolase — protein: MNINVPGLRNSGPGHWQSIWETNYPAQFYRITQTNWEQPDCQQWTTQLEKELSSFNLKEVVLIGHSVGCATIVNWHYRFGKQIKGALLVAPSDVDDPNYPKYITGFSPLPLRKLPFPSIVVASTNDHVVAYERAKYFAACWGSELVTLQNAGHIEGKSGYGNWQAGLELVSKLSGETIVA
- a CDS encoding sugar MFS transporter, translated to MSVKTEPMMSQELEKRNDFRAILIIGVLFFIFGSVTWLNSVLIPYLKIACELTNFESYFVTFAFYISYLVMAIPSAWVLKATGFKKGMAAGLAVMALGALIFIPAALDRTYSLFLIGLFVQGTGLALLQTASNPYITILGPAESAAKRISIMGICSKVGGILAPIALGFIVFSNPEALDALVKQLDTMSLQQKAMELDAVAHRVITPYIIVAVALAVLAVLVLLSSLPEVDTDQEDEAIATANTSKTSILQFPHLLLGVLAIFLYVGVEVLSVDTIISYGVEQGFSLEDAKFFFSFTLGAMLVGYLIGIVTIPKILKQDVALQISAVLGVLFSIAAILTDGYVSVLFIALLGLANSLMWPAIWPLAIAGLGRFTKIGSSLLIMGIAGGAIIPLVYGRLTDMADAQQAYWIMVPCYLFIWFFSTKGHRIRK